The following proteins come from a genomic window of Yinghuangia sp. ASG 101:
- a CDS encoding MaoC family dehydratase: MTERPAASASRTYDEVDVGDELPELVVPLTRTLITAAAIATRDYQDVHHDPGLAQAKGAPDIFMNILTSNGLVGRLVTDWAGPACELRRVAIRLGAPNHPGDTMTLTGRVTAKADGLVEVAVVGANRLGNHVTGTVTVALPGGDR; encoded by the coding sequence ATGACGGAACGACCGGCCGCGTCCGCGAGCCGCACCTACGACGAGGTCGACGTCGGCGACGAACTCCCCGAACTCGTCGTCCCGCTCACCCGGACGCTGATCACCGCGGCGGCCATCGCCACCCGCGACTACCAGGACGTCCACCACGACCCGGGCCTCGCCCAGGCCAAGGGCGCACCGGACATCTTCATGAACATCCTCACCAGCAACGGCCTCGTCGGCCGCCTGGTCACCGACTGGGCGGGCCCCGCGTGCGAACTGCGCCGGGTCGCGATCCGCCTCGGCGCGCCCAACCACCCCGGCGACACCATGACGCTGACCGGCCGGGTCACCGCCAAGGCCGACGGGCTCGTCGAGGTCGCGGTCGTCGGCGCGAACCGGCTCGGCAACCACGTCACGGGCACCGTCACCGTCGCCCTCCCGGGAGGCGACCGGTGA
- a CDS encoding lipid-transfer protein, with amino-acid sequence MSLRHADSLGGRTAIAGIGATEFSKDSGRSELRLAAEAVGAALDDAGIAPSEVDGMVTFTMDHNPEIAVAQAAGIGDLTFFGRVHYGGGAACGTVTHAAMAVATGLADVVVCYRAFNERSGRRFGSGVLEREPSAEGVALGWNVPYGLLTPASWAAMFARRYLHVYGATTEAFGHVAIADRAHAANNPAAYFHGRPITMADHQASRPIVEPLRLLDCCQETDGAQALVVVSAERARDLRHRPAVVNAAAQGAGRNQEMMTSFYRDDMTGLPEMRVVARQLWQTSGLTPDDIQTAVLYDHFTPFVLMQLEEFGFCGRGEAPGFVADDHLLLGGKLPTNTHGGQLGEAYLHGMNGIAEAVRQIRGTSVNQVADVHNVLVTAGTGVPTSGLVLGAA; translated from the coding sequence GTGAGCCTCCGGCACGCGGACTCCCTCGGCGGCCGGACCGCCATCGCCGGCATCGGCGCGACCGAGTTCTCCAAGGACTCCGGCCGCAGCGAACTCCGCCTCGCCGCCGAGGCGGTGGGCGCCGCACTCGACGACGCGGGCATCGCGCCGTCCGAGGTCGACGGCATGGTCACCTTCACGATGGACCACAACCCCGAGATCGCCGTCGCGCAGGCCGCGGGCATCGGCGATCTGACGTTCTTCGGCCGCGTGCACTACGGCGGCGGCGCGGCGTGCGGCACGGTCACCCACGCGGCCATGGCGGTCGCCACCGGCCTCGCCGACGTCGTGGTCTGCTACCGCGCGTTCAACGAGCGCTCCGGGCGGCGCTTCGGCTCCGGCGTGCTGGAGCGCGAACCGAGCGCCGAAGGCGTCGCGCTCGGCTGGAACGTGCCGTACGGCCTGCTCACCCCCGCGTCCTGGGCGGCCATGTTCGCCCGGCGCTACCTGCACGTGTACGGCGCGACCACCGAGGCGTTCGGGCACGTCGCGATCGCCGACCGCGCGCACGCCGCGAACAACCCGGCCGCGTACTTCCACGGCAGGCCGATCACGATGGCGGACCACCAGGCCTCCCGCCCGATCGTCGAGCCGCTGCGCCTCCTCGACTGCTGCCAGGAGACCGACGGCGCCCAGGCCCTCGTCGTGGTGAGCGCCGAGCGCGCCCGCGACCTGCGGCACAGGCCGGCGGTCGTCAACGCGGCGGCCCAGGGCGCCGGCCGCAACCAGGAGATGATGACCAGCTTCTACCGCGACGACATGACCGGCCTCCCGGAGATGCGGGTGGTCGCGCGGCAGCTGTGGCAGACCTCGGGCCTGACGCCCGACGACATCCAGACCGCGGTGCTGTACGACCACTTCACGCCGTTCGTGCTCATGCAGCTGGAGGAGTTCGGCTTCTGCGGACGCGGCGAGGCCCCCGGCTTCGTCGCCGACGACCATCTGCTCCTCGGCGGCAAACTCCCCACGAACACCCACGGCGGACAACTCGGCGAGGCGTACCTGCACGGCATGAACGGCATCGCGGAGGCCGTGCGCCAGATTCGCGGCACGTCGGTCAACCAGGTCGCCGACGTCCACAACGTCCTGGTGACGGCGGGGACGGGGGTGCCGACGTCGGGGCTGGTGCTGGGAGCGGCGTGA
- a CDS encoding glycoside hydrolase domain-containing protein — protein sequence MRHVHWAGSAALLSLSLTLFLVPTEGEPRLDGHRVEARPAVVHAEAVAARAATGKAGRLPADVLSARSAALPPAAANSAGTPPAEARAVEAAPTRSILRIVDGAAFDTCEAPEVATMQAWRASPYEALGIYVGGSNRGCANKGLTRDWVSQVHAQGWEFMPIYVGAQAACTVANKSNRIDSARVADMAVTEADDAVARATDLGFKRGSALYFDMEEYDNTDRDCAGDVLDFVSAWSERVRSHGFTPGYYSSLSSGITDLVNAAGTRPLPDIVWYARWDDIAVTHGDGALPDNLWPGRRIKQHAGNVSETYEGITIKIDRNAINAPVGVL from the coding sequence GTGCGACATGTCCACTGGGCCGGTTCGGCCGCCCTGCTGAGTCTTTCCCTGACGCTGTTCCTCGTGCCGACGGAGGGCGAGCCGCGCCTGGACGGGCACCGCGTCGAGGCCCGGCCCGCCGTGGTCCACGCCGAGGCCGTCGCGGCGCGCGCCGCGACGGGCAAGGCCGGGCGGCTGCCCGCCGACGTGCTCTCCGCGCGGTCCGCCGCGCTGCCGCCCGCCGCGGCGAACTCCGCTGGAACCCCGCCCGCCGAGGCGCGCGCCGTCGAGGCCGCCCCCACGCGCTCCATCCTGCGCATCGTCGACGGCGCCGCGTTCGACACGTGCGAGGCGCCGGAGGTCGCGACGATGCAGGCGTGGCGCGCGTCGCCGTACGAGGCCCTGGGCATCTACGTCGGCGGCAGCAACCGAGGCTGCGCCAACAAGGGCCTCACCCGCGACTGGGTCAGCCAAGTGCACGCCCAGGGCTGGGAGTTCATGCCCATCTACGTCGGTGCCCAGGCGGCCTGCACGGTCGCGAACAAGTCGAACCGCATCGACTCGGCGCGTGTCGCCGACATGGCCGTGACGGAGGCGGACGACGCCGTCGCCCGCGCGACCGACCTGGGCTTCAAACGCGGCAGCGCGCTGTACTTCGACATGGAGGAGTACGACAACACCGACCGCGACTGCGCGGGCGACGTCCTCGACTTCGTCTCCGCGTGGAGCGAGCGCGTACGCTCGCACGGCTTCACCCCCGGCTACTACAGCAGCCTCTCGTCGGGCATCACCGACCTGGTCAACGCCGCCGGCACCCGGCCGCTGCCCGACATCGTCTGGTACGCCCGCTGGGACGACATCGCCGTGACGCACGGCGACGGCGCCCTGCCGGACAACCTGTGGCCCGGACGCCGCATCAAGCAGCACGCGGGCAACGTCTCGGAGACCTACGAGGGCATCACCATCAAGATCGACCGCAACGCGATCAACGCACCTGTCGGCGTGCTCTGA
- a CDS encoding MDR family MFS transporter: MPASATASAESEAALGEFTHRQILKVMSVLLVSLFVACISGTVISTALPTIVGDLGGQDQLAWVASAGLLTTTASTPLWGKLSDLYGRKRLFRLALIVFAVSSALAGLSQTMGQLIAARAAQGVGVGGITALTQAIMADVTTPRTRGRYSGWIGSAFGVATVAGPLIGGFLVGSDALGWRWTFYVGIPFAIAALVMVERVLKLPYVRRTVHVDYLGAALISGAVTAVLLALSLGGQKWAWNSGTTYTLAALFVVLGAGAVWQEHRAVQPILPPHLFHSRTFNLAGAGSFFVGFSMYGAMIYLPQYLQIVRGMSPTRSGLMTLPMVLGMLSASIVSGRLITRFGRWKVFPLIGLPLIALGMFLLSGMDVGTPLPFAGLHMLVLGVGLGLSNQVLVLAIQNGADPDDIGIATSAASFFRSMGGAVGVAVLGAVLSARLDSGIPALMRERDVAPPNGTDLGDLLGSPSAIQALDAPLRDAVIDGFTQGLHTVFVVGAPVTLIGFLAVLAIRESVLRDGDDGDDAAAEPADGEPSPTADRAKAGTPG; the protein is encoded by the coding sequence ATGCCCGCGAGCGCGACCGCGTCAGCTGAATCCGAGGCAGCGCTCGGGGAGTTCACTCACCGTCAGATCCTGAAGGTGATGAGCGTCCTGCTCGTCTCGCTCTTCGTCGCCTGCATATCCGGCACGGTCATCAGCACCGCCCTCCCCACGATCGTCGGCGACCTCGGCGGCCAGGACCAGCTCGCGTGGGTGGCCAGCGCGGGGCTGCTCACCACCACCGCGTCGACCCCGCTGTGGGGCAAGCTCTCCGACCTCTACGGCCGCAAGCGGCTGTTCCGCCTCGCGCTCATCGTCTTCGCGGTCTCCTCCGCGCTCGCCGGTCTCTCGCAGACCATGGGCCAGCTCATCGCCGCCCGCGCCGCCCAAGGCGTCGGCGTCGGCGGTATCACCGCCCTGACGCAGGCGATCATGGCCGACGTCACCACCCCCCGCACGCGCGGCCGGTACTCCGGCTGGATCGGCTCCGCGTTCGGCGTCGCCACCGTCGCCGGCCCGCTCATCGGCGGGTTCCTGGTCGGCTCCGACGCCCTCGGGTGGCGCTGGACCTTCTACGTCGGCATCCCCTTCGCGATCGCCGCCCTGGTGATGGTCGAGCGGGTCCTGAAACTCCCGTACGTCCGCCGTACCGTCCACGTCGACTACCTCGGCGCGGCCCTCATCAGCGGCGCCGTCACCGCCGTACTGCTCGCGCTGTCGCTCGGCGGCCAGAAATGGGCCTGGAACTCGGGGACGACCTACACCCTCGCGGCACTCTTCGTCGTCCTCGGCGCCGGAGCGGTGTGGCAGGAGCACCGTGCCGTGCAGCCGATCCTGCCGCCGCACCTGTTCCACAGCCGGACGTTCAACCTCGCGGGCGCCGGGTCGTTCTTCGTCGGCTTCTCGATGTACGGCGCGATGATCTACCTGCCGCAGTACCTCCAGATCGTGCGCGGCATGAGCCCGACGCGCTCGGGCCTGATGACCCTGCCGATGGTGCTCGGCATGCTGTCCGCGTCGATCGTCTCCGGCCGCCTGATCACCCGGTTCGGCCGCTGGAAGGTCTTCCCGCTCATCGGGCTGCCGCTCATCGCGCTCGGCATGTTCCTGCTGTCCGGCATGGACGTCGGCACACCGCTCCCCTTCGCCGGCCTGCACATGCTCGTGCTCGGGGTCGGGCTCGGCCTGTCCAACCAGGTGCTCGTTCTCGCGATCCAGAACGGCGCCGACCCCGACGACATCGGCATCGCGACGTCGGCGGCCTCGTTCTTCCGCTCGATGGGCGGCGCGGTCGGCGTCGCGGTGCTCGGCGCCGTCCTCAGCGCCCGCCTCGACTCCGGCATCCCCGCACTGATGCGCGAACGCGACGTCGCCCCGCCGAACGGGACCGACCTCGGCGATCTGCTCGGCAGCCCGTCCGCGATCCAGGCTCTCGACGCACCGCTGCGCGACGCGGTGATCGACGGCTTCACGCAGGGCCTGCACACCGTTTTCGTGGTCGGCGCGCCGGTCACGCTCATCGGGTTCCTCGCCGTGCTGGCCATCCGCGAGTCGGTGCTGCGCGACGGCGACGACGGCGACGACGCCGCCGCCGAACCCGCCGACGGCGAGCCGTCGCCGACCGCGGACCGCGCCAAGGCGGGCACCCCCGGCTGA
- a CDS encoding long-chain fatty acid--CoA ligase, producing MLSTMQDVPLTVARIMRHGTTVHGASEVVTWTGAAPRRTSYAEVGRRVARLAHALRALGVTGDQRVATFLWNNQEHLECYLAVPSMGAVLHTLNLRLPADQLVYIAEHADDRVLIADGSLVPVLAPVLPALRTVEHVVVTGDADLAPLEGHGKEIHRYEELVAGRPTEFAWPDGIDERDAAALCYTSGTTGRPKGVAYSHRSTYLHSMQICTVEGFGIGARDRLLPVVPMFHVNAWGIPYGAMMSGASLLMPDRFLQAEPLAAMIAAERPTIAAAVPTIWTALLDHLDHHAADVSSLREVIVGGSACPPALMDAFEQRHGVRIIHAWGMTETSPLGAVSRPPAGVTPEEEKAYRVTQGRLPASVQARLVGPDGSFMPHDGEAVGELEVRGPWIAGAYLGAETGADSAEGERFHDGWLRTGDVGTLTADGFLTLTDRAKDVIKSGGEWISSVDLENHLMAHPDVAEAAVVGVPDEKWGERPLATVVLRPGATAGLADLKEFLAGRVARWQVPERWSIVAEVPKTSVGKFDKKVIRRRFGDGELDVHRI from the coding sequence ATGCTGAGCACGATGCAGGACGTGCCGCTGACCGTCGCGCGGATCATGCGCCACGGCACCACGGTGCACGGTGCCTCCGAAGTCGTCACCTGGACCGGCGCCGCACCCCGCCGCACCTCGTACGCCGAGGTCGGCCGGCGCGTCGCGCGACTCGCCCACGCGCTGCGCGCCCTCGGGGTGACCGGCGACCAGCGCGTCGCGACGTTCCTGTGGAACAACCAGGAGCACCTGGAGTGCTACCTCGCGGTGCCGTCGATGGGCGCCGTCCTGCACACCCTCAACCTGCGGCTGCCCGCCGACCAGCTCGTCTACATCGCCGAGCACGCCGACGACCGCGTCCTGATCGCCGACGGCAGCCTCGTCCCGGTGCTCGCCCCCGTGCTGCCCGCGCTGCGCACCGTCGAGCACGTCGTCGTGACCGGCGACGCGGACCTCGCGCCGCTGGAGGGGCACGGCAAGGAGATCCACCGCTACGAGGAGCTGGTCGCCGGGCGGCCGACCGAGTTCGCCTGGCCCGACGGCATCGACGAACGCGACGCCGCCGCGCTCTGCTACACGAGTGGGACGACCGGCCGCCCCAAAGGTGTCGCGTACAGCCACCGTTCGACGTATCTGCACAGCATGCAGATCTGCACGGTCGAGGGCTTCGGCATCGGCGCGCGCGACCGACTGCTCCCGGTCGTGCCGATGTTCCACGTCAACGCGTGGGGGATCCCCTACGGGGCGATGATGTCCGGCGCGTCCCTGCTCATGCCGGACCGGTTCCTCCAGGCCGAGCCGCTGGCCGCGATGATCGCCGCGGAGCGGCCGACGATCGCCGCCGCCGTGCCGACCATCTGGACCGCGCTGCTCGACCACCTCGACCACCACGCCGCGGACGTCTCGTCGCTGCGCGAGGTCATCGTCGGCGGCTCGGCGTGCCCGCCCGCGCTCATGGACGCCTTCGAGCAGCGCCACGGCGTGCGCATCATCCACGCGTGGGGCATGACCGAGACGTCGCCGCTGGGTGCGGTCTCGCGTCCGCCGGCCGGAGTCACGCCGGAGGAGGAGAAGGCGTACCGCGTCACCCAGGGCCGGCTGCCCGCGTCCGTGCAGGCCCGGCTCGTGGGCCCGGACGGGTCGTTCATGCCGCACGACGGCGAGGCCGTGGGCGAACTGGAGGTCCGCGGGCCGTGGATCGCCGGGGCCTACCTCGGCGCCGAGACGGGCGCCGACTCGGCCGAAGGCGAGCGGTTCCACGACGGCTGGCTGCGCACCGGCGACGTCGGCACGCTGACCGCCGACGGGTTCCTCACCCTCACCGACCGGGCGAAGGACGTCATCAAGTCGGGCGGCGAGTGGATCTCGTCGGTCGATCTGGAGAACCACCTCATGGCCCACCCCGATGTCGCCGAGGCGGCCGTGGTCGGCGTGCCCGACGAGAAGTGGGGCGAACGGCCGCTCGCCACCGTGGTGTTGCGCCCGGGAGCCACCGCGGGGCTCGCGGACCTGAAGGAGTTCCTGGCCGGACGCGTGGCCCGCTGGCAGGTCCCCGAGCGGTGGAGCATCGTCGCCGAGGTGCCGAAGACCAGCGTCGGCAAATTCGACAAGAAGGTGATCCGCCGCCGGTTCGGGGACGGCGAACTCGACGTGCACCGGATCTGA
- a CDS encoding TetR-like C-terminal domain-containing protein — MARVGITAARLTEAAADLADEAGLDNVTLSALARHFGVRDASLYAHVDNLRALRVRIAHLGAEEMTARIADAVAGRAGKDALVAFADAYRGYALDHPGRYAATQMRFRPDEVADAPAFRRSVDLTYGMLRAYGLTEPDLTDAGRLLRSAFHGFVHLELGGGFGHPRAVGDSWARSLDALHVLLENWPRTADR; from the coding sequence ATGGCACGCGTGGGCATCACCGCGGCCCGCCTCACCGAGGCGGCGGCCGACCTGGCCGACGAGGCCGGGCTCGACAACGTCACCCTGTCGGCGCTCGCCCGCCACTTCGGCGTCCGGGACGCGAGCCTCTACGCACACGTCGACAACCTGCGGGCGCTGCGCGTGCGGATCGCCCACCTCGGCGCCGAGGAGATGACCGCCCGCATCGCCGACGCCGTCGCGGGCCGGGCCGGCAAGGACGCGCTCGTCGCGTTCGCCGACGCGTACCGCGGCTACGCACTCGACCACCCCGGGCGCTACGCCGCGACCCAGATGCGGTTCCGGCCCGACGAGGTCGCCGACGCCCCGGCGTTCCGCCGCAGCGTCGACCTCACGTACGGCATGCTGCGCGCGTACGGCCTCACCGAACCGGACCTGACCGACGCGGGCCGACTGCTGCGCAGCGCGTTCCACGGCTTCGTGCACCTCGAACTCGGCGGCGGCTTCGGGCACCCGCGCGCCGTCGGCGACTCGTGGGCCCGCTCGCTCGACGCCCTGCACGTACTGCTGGAGAACTGGCCGCGGACGGCCGACCGCTGA
- a CDS encoding PAS domain-containing protein, with amino-acid sequence MSSRPSRGAARLAAILDALPDALLLVNRNGTVVNANAMALEALEAPGTPIVGRGLLDLLPTFDRSRIPGSVRAIDVTGDARTTKPARMTARRTDGSLMPVEVTSANLPGAAYDDELLMIVVRDLTGSVDVESELQRQQRQTEMILRAASEGIVGIDADGSIVLVNPAAARILRHRAGDLGGRSLHELLMAKRADGTPLPPDECPALVTLQTGKKQRLRDQVLWRGDGESVPVEMTTAPILLGEAVVGAVMTFTDLSRERAIAEQRDQLAELLDTELLSRFEASRARLKTLADGSIGELGPSARRVVRQVAGELEEMSGLSTEILEHQRGEKKEPAERTAAMVDDLLDRALETVTYPARAAGVEFTVTAAPMGVQVDVDAMTRALGHLIADTVGAVPKGSTVAVTAEQHDKVARIEVRGPASRGSSVHVPLARAIIEAHGGTVESRKADDAGGYIVELPTDEEAAAKARPKDAGEPGSDRARARKRARTSPAVRPGTTAEAAPAKADAEEPAKDGRDAKEPPGDARADDETAKPDDGDRTDATKNSGAARDGSSPDGDGGGSPPAVRTPRGTGLEPANPAGPPTPAVPRPVAPRPMMALPAGESSPGGGAPHGGAGAVSEAHDGRRAARRALPTGPSGQDDGGSRGAQGGSVPPQASGESTGDAQEDDGHTPREAAQDGAAAPGVPARVNGHHTRHMARARHQLSTPPAPVPSQSRLPGAPGAGGRGTSVRDRPDTPPSGGPGTDLEPTGYRKPPEPPQPPPVDTDAPTALMPPVPAPPTVPAPGQAQIPHPPNPAQHRPGDEPPYPPAGRRRRAIGTGPGQPPGDPAQLPGPPQPGAPGAYPAPDGGDPNAAHQPYPQQPGPYGAPGVPPYPHDSGAHPVPGQHDPRAHGSHAAHPEAIHDAYNAPGARPEPLPQRNPGGASYPGSPAQPPHPGPSAFAPPPPPTPPALPSHAAPHGPPRHSPVAPLLTALDIDTPPPGELAAVDPNYPPMVAPSPDGRPRRLLVWPAPDGPTSNALAGRGWDPVLVRSRDEVNAQAGAHPAALFVDPLTGPITRTALHSLRTAATAAEIPVLVTAGLMQATRDAAFGADPAVLLRSLAPADSAAHASRVLLVEANHDIATAFTGSLARRGMDVAHVTSESEAVSKAASVEPNLVVLDLMLVRRRRLGIVDWLRNNDRLHSTPIVVYTTVDIAEEDLPRLQTGETVLFLAERSTREDVQQRVVDLLGKIASLV; translated from the coding sequence GTGAGCAGCAGGCCATCTCGGGGCGCTGCTCGCCTCGCTGCCATACTCGACGCCCTTCCCGATGCGCTCCTGCTGGTGAACCGCAACGGCACGGTCGTCAACGCGAACGCGATGGCGTTGGAGGCGTTGGAGGCACCGGGCACCCCGATCGTCGGGCGAGGATTGCTGGACCTCCTGCCCACGTTCGACCGCAGCCGCATCCCCGGATCGGTCCGCGCCATCGACGTGACGGGCGACGCCCGCACGACCAAGCCGGCCCGCATGACCGCCCGGCGCACCGACGGTTCGCTGATGCCGGTCGAGGTGACCAGCGCGAACCTGCCGGGTGCTGCGTACGACGACGAGTTGCTGATGATCGTCGTCCGCGACCTGACCGGCTCGGTGGACGTCGAGTCCGAACTCCAGCGCCAGCAGCGGCAGACCGAGATGATCCTGCGCGCCGCGTCGGAAGGCATCGTCGGCATCGACGCCGACGGCTCGATCGTGCTGGTGAACCCCGCGGCGGCGCGCATACTGCGGCACCGGGCCGGTGACCTGGGCGGGCGTTCGCTGCACGAACTCCTCATGGCGAAGCGGGCCGACGGTACGCCGCTGCCGCCCGACGAGTGCCCGGCCCTGGTGACGCTCCAGACCGGGAAGAAGCAGCGGCTGCGCGACCAGGTGCTGTGGCGCGGCGACGGGGAGTCGGTTCCGGTCGAGATGACGACCGCGCCGATCCTGCTGGGCGAGGCGGTCGTCGGTGCGGTGATGACCTTCACCGACCTGTCGCGCGAGCGGGCGATCGCCGAACAGCGCGACCAACTGGCCGAGTTGCTCGACACCGAGCTGTTGTCGCGCTTCGAGGCGTCGCGCGCCCGGCTCAAGACGCTCGCGGACGGCAGCATCGGCGAACTGGGGCCGAGCGCACGGCGCGTGGTCCGCCAGGTCGCCGGCGAGCTGGAGGAAATGTCCGGGCTGAGCACCGAGATCCTGGAGCACCAGCGCGGCGAGAAGAAGGAACCCGCCGAGCGGACCGCGGCCATGGTCGACGACCTGCTGGACCGCGCGCTCGAGACGGTGACGTATCCCGCGCGGGCCGCCGGGGTCGAGTTCACGGTGACCGCGGCGCCGATGGGCGTGCAGGTCGACGTCGACGCGATGACCCGGGCACTCGGCCACCTCATCGCCGACACCGTGGGCGCCGTGCCCAAGGGGTCGACGGTCGCCGTCACGGCCGAGCAGCACGACAAGGTCGCCCGGATCGAGGTCCGCGGTCCGGCCAGCCGGGGCAGTTCGGTGCACGTGCCGCTGGCCCGCGCGATCATCGAGGCGCACGGCGGCACCGTCGAGTCGCGCAAGGCCGACGACGCGGGCGGCTACATCGTCGAGTTGCCGACCGACGAGGAGGCCGCGGCGAAGGCGCGGCCCAAGGACGCGGGGGAGCCGGGTTCGGATCGTGCGCGGGCGCGCAAGCGGGCGCGCACGTCGCCGGCGGTCCGGCCGGGAACGACCGCCGAGGCGGCACCCGCGAAAGCCGACGCGGAGGAGCCCGCGAAGGACGGCCGGGACGCGAAGGAACCCCCGGGCGACGCCCGGGCCGACGACGAAACCGCGAAGCCGGACGACGGCGACCGGACCGACGCCACGAAGAACTCCGGAGCCGCGCGGGACGGTTCCTCCCCCGACGGCGACGGCGGCGGCTCCCCGCCCGCCGTCCGCACGCCGCGCGGCACCGGGCTCGAACCCGCGAATCCGGCCGGGCCGCCCACCCCCGCCGTCCCGCGGCCGGTTGCCCCCCGACCGATGATGGCCCTTCCGGCGGGCGAGTCCTCGCCGGGCGGCGGAGCACCGCACGGCGGAGCCGGCGCCGTGTCCGAGGCGCACGACGGACGCCGGGCGGCCCGCCGCGCGCTGCCCACCGGCCCGAGCGGCCAGGACGACGGCGGCTCCCGTGGTGCACAAGGCGGTTCGGTCCCCCCGCAGGCCTCCGGCGAGAGCACGGGCGACGCGCAGGAGGACGACGGGCACACCCCCCGCGAGGCCGCCCAGGACGGCGCCGCGGCACCCGGTGTCCCGGCCCGGGTCAACGGCCACCACACGCGGCACATGGCCCGCGCCCGGCACCAGTTGTCGACGCCCCCCGCACCGGTGCCGTCCCAGTCGCGGCTGCCCGGCGCTCCGGGAGCCGGCGGACGCGGTACGAGCGTGCGGGACCGCCCCGACACACCGCCCTCGGGCGGGCCGGGCACCGATCTCGAACCCACCGGCTACCGCAAGCCTCCCGAGCCCCCGCAGCCGCCGCCCGTCGACACCGACGCCCCCACGGCGCTGATGCCGCCCGTGCCGGCACCGCCGACGGTGCCCGCCCCCGGGCAGGCGCAGATCCCGCATCCGCCGAACCCCGCTCAGCACCGGCCCGGCGACGAGCCGCCGTATCCGCCGGCCGGCCGCCGTCGCCGCGCCATCGGCACGGGCCCGGGGCAACCCCCGGGCGATCCCGCGCAGTTGCCGGGGCCGCCGCAGCCCGGAGCCCCCGGCGCGTATCCGGCGCCCGACGGCGGCGACCCGAACGCCGCGCACCAGCCGTACCCGCAGCAGCCGGGGCCGTACGGCGCTCCCGGGGTACCGCCGTACCCGCACGACAGCGGTGCGCACCCCGTGCCCGGGCAGCACGATCCCCGCGCGCACGGCTCGCACGCGGCGCACCCCGAGGCGATCCACGACGCCTACAACGCGCCGGGCGCCCGCCCCGAGCCGCTGCCGCAGCGCAACCCGGGCGGCGCCTCGTACCCGGGCAGCCCCGCCCAGCCCCCGCACCCCGGCCCGTCGGCCTTCGCGCCCCCGCCGCCGCCCACGCCACCGGCGCTCCCGTCGCACGCGGCACCGCACGGGCCGCCGCGGCACTCCCCCGTCGCCCCCCTGCTGACGGCTCTCGACATCGACACGCCGCCCCCCGGCGAACTCGCCGCGGTGGACCCGAACTACCCGCCCATGGTGGCGCCTTCTCCCGACGGCCGTCCCCGGCGCCTGCTGGTCTGGCCCGCCCCCGACGGCCCGACCTCCAACGCGCTGGCCGGGCGCGGGTGGGACCCCGTGCTCGTGCGGTCGCGTGACGAGGTGAACGCCCAGGCCGGTGCGCATCCCGCGGCGCTGTTCGTGGATCCGCTGACCGGCCCGATCACCCGGACGGCGCTGCATTCCCTGCGGACCGCGGCGACCGCCGCCGAGATCCCGGTGCTGGTCACGGCCGGGCTCATGCAGGCCACGCGCGACGCCGCGTTCGGTGCGGACCCGGCGGTGCTGCTGCGCTCGCTGGCCCCCGCGGACAGCGCCGCACACGCCTCGCGCGTCCTGCTCGTCGAGGCGAACCACGACATCGCGACCGCGTTCACCGGCTCCCTGGCCCGGCGCGGCATGGACGTCGCCCATGTGACGTCGGAGAGCGAGGCGGTGTCGAAGGCCGCGAGCGTCGAACCGAACCTCGTGGTCCTCGACCTGATGCTGGTCCGCCGGCGCAGGCTGGGCATAGTCGACTGGCTGCGCAACAACGACCGCCTGCATTCGACGCCGATCGTCGTCTACACCACGGTCGACATCGCCGAGGAGGACCTGCCGCGCCTCCAGACCGGCGAGACGGTGCTGTTCCTGGCCGAGCGCTCGACGCGCGAGGACGTGCAGCAGCGGGTGGTCGACCTGCTCGGCAAGATCGCCTCGCTGGTCTGA
- a CDS encoding excisionase family DNA-binding protein, which produces MVIERKWHTVAEVAVMLGYGLSKTKMPVAQGRIQSIKDGGSRRILPRWVDEYVELLAP; this is translated from the coding sequence ATGGTCATCGAACGCAAGTGGCACACGGTCGCGGAAGTCGCCGTGATGCTCGGCTACGGACTCTCGAAGACCAAAATGCCCGTCGCCCAAGGTCGCATCCAGTCGATCAAGGACGGCGGTTCGCGGCGCATCCTGCCGCGCTGGGTTGACGAGTACGTGGAGCTGCTGGCGCCGTGA